The Salvelinus sp. IW2-2015 unplaced genomic scaffold, ASM291031v2 Un_scaffold3072, whole genome shotgun sequence DNA window ccacccaccaccacacacgacAATAGTATGTGCCTGTCAACAGATAAATAATACCTGAACCTCAAACAGAGTAATGCAAAACAACAGGCGATCATTCAAATTCAGAAAAGTTACCACCACACATCGCATACGGAAGCTGGAGAGTGACAGTCCAGTCACTTGGAGAATGAGTGTAGCACTAACCAGTAGCATCGTAGCAGAACAGGAGAAATCAGATTAGTGTTTATTAGCTATGCAAGGCAAGGCAGTGCTGTGATCATTTGCTGTGCATTTTTTTATGTGGTGGGAGGTATAAATATGGAAAGAGGCTGTCAGCACAACCCGTGATATCACGCCCTCTAAGTCAGCAGCTTAAAAAAACAGGTGCACACACgagtacgcacgcacgcacacacacactgaaaacatgGAGAGTGAGAACGTCATTACCTTTCCCTCCGGTCCCCTGGCCCCCAGGCTTATTGTAGAGGTAGATATGAGAGTCAGGAAGCTCTCTGCTCTGATAAAAGTAGtgcttagagagagacagagacacacagaaagagagagaccgagagagagagagacagacagacacacaccatgagagagcttttttttttttagtttgatCTCGCTCGGCTCGCTCTTCTCTGGCTCGCTCgctgctctctcgctcgctcgcgctctctgtctcgctcgcgtctctgtctctctgtctcgctcgctctctctgtctcgtcgctctctctgtctcgctctctcctggctcgtctcgctcgctctctctggctcgctcgctctctctgtctcgctcgctctctctgtcgctcgctctctctgtctcgctccgctctctctgtctcgctcgctctctctgtctcgctcgtctcctctctgtctcgctcggctctctctgtctgccgctctctctgtctcgctccttctctgctgctcactcgctctctctggcgctcgctctctctggctcgctGCGCTTCTCTTCTCGGCTCTGTCTCGGCTCTTCTCTGGCTcgcctcgctctctctgctcgctcgctctctctggctcgctTCGCTCGcgtctctctctggctcgctcgctcgctctgtctcgctcgctcgcttctctgtctcgctctctctctgtctcctctctctctgtccctgctctctctgtttcgctctctctgctcgctcgctcgctgctctctggctcgctcctcgctctcttctctggctcgctcgctctctctgtctcgctcgctcggctctctctggctcgctcgctcgctctctctggtctcgctcgctctctctgtctcgctgctctctctcgtctcgcctCGCTTCTctggctcgctcgctctctctgctcgcgtcgctctctctgtctcgctctcgctcgctctctctgcttcgctctctctctggctcgctcgctcgctctctctgctcgctcgctcgctctctctggctcgctcgctcgctctctctggctcgctcgctcgctcttctgctcgctcgctcgcttctcTGTCTcagctcactcgctctctctgttctcgctcgcctctctgtctcgctcgctctctcgtctcgctcgctctctctgtctcgctcgctctctctgtctcgctcgcttctctctggctcgctcgctctctctgtctcgctcgtctcggctctctctgtctcgctctctctctgtctcgctctctctctgtctcgctctctctcgtggttctcgctctctctgtctcgctctctctgtctcgctctctctgtctcgctctctctggctcgctcgctcgctctctcgctcgctcgctcgctcctctgtctctggcgcctcgctctctcgtctcgctcgctcgtctctctctgtctcgctcgctcgctctctctgtttcgctcgctcgctctctctctggctcgctcgctctctctcgctcgctcgctctctctggctcgctcgctctctgtcgctcgctctctctgctctcgctctctctgtctcgctctctctgctcgctctctctgtctcgctctcctggctcgctctctctggctcgctcgctcgctctctctggctcgctcgctcgctctctctggctcAGCTCGCtcgcctctctgtctcgctcgtcgctctctctgtctcgctcgctcgcttctcTCGTCTGTCTCGCTCGCGCTCCTGTCTCGGCTCGCGCTCTCGTCTCGCctgcgctctctgtctcgctcgcgctctctgtctcgctcgcgctctctgtctcgcgCGCTCTCTGTCTCGTCGCGCTCTCTGTCCTCGctcgcgctctctgtctcgctcgcgcGCTCTGTCTCGCTCGCGCTCTGCTGTCTCGCTCGTCGCTCGCTGTCTCGctcgcgctctctgtctcgctcgcgcTCTCCTGTCTCGCTCGCTCGCGCTCTGTCTCGTCGTCgcgctctgtctcgctcgctcgcgCTCTGTCTCGCTCGGCTCgcgctctgtctcgctcgctcgcgctctctgtctcgctcgctcagcgctctctgtctcgctcgctctctctggctcgctcgctctctctggctcgctcgctctctctggtctcgctcgcttctctctgtctcgctcgctctctctgtctgtcgctccgCTGCTCTCTTctcgtcgctcgctctctctgtctcgctcgctctctctgtctcgctcgctctctctgctctcgctcgctcctctctctggctcgctcgctctctcgctcgctctgctctctctggctcGTTCCTCGCCTCTggctcgctcctctctctgtctctctgctcgctcccttctctgtctcgtcgctcgctctctctgtctcgctcgctctctctgtctcgctcgctcgctctctctgtctcgctcgctctctctgtctcgcttcgctcgcctctctgtctcgctcgctcgctctgtctcgctcgctcgctcgctctgtcgcgctcgctctctctgtctcgctctctctctgtcttgctcgctctccctgtctctgtctctctctgtctggcttgTNNNNNNNNNNNNNNNNNNNNNNNNNNNNNNNNNNNNNNNNNNNNNNNNNNNNNNNNNNNNNNNNNNNNNNNNNNNNNNNNNNNNNNNNNNNNNNNNNNNNNNNNNNNNNNNNNNNNNNNNNNNNNNNNNNNNNNNNNNNNNNNNNNNNNNNNNNNNNNNNNNNNNNNNNNNNNNNNNNNNNNNNNNNNNNNNNNNNNNNNNNNNNNNNNNNNNNNNNNNNNNNNNNNNNNNNNNNNNNNNNNNNNNNNNNNNNNNNNNNNNNNNNNNNNNNNNNNNNNNNNNNNNNNNNNNNNNNNNNNNNNNNNNNNNNNNNNNNNNNNNNNNNNNNNNNNNNNNNNNNNNNNNNNNNNNNNNNNNNNNNNNNNNNNNNNNNNNNNNNNNNNNNNNNNNNNNNNNatttccactgtatcttggaaaagcaaagagttgaaaaactaaaaacctcagatttcccacttcctggttggattttttctcaggtttttgcctgccatatgagttctgttatactcacagacatcattcaaacagttttagaaactgagtgttttctatccaaatctactaataatatMcatatcctagcatctgggcctgagtagcaggcagtttactctgagcacgcttttcatccggacgtgaaaatactgccccctaccccaaagaagttaaggggGTGTTGAACAGCACTTTCTCTGCccgcctcccctccttcccctggCCCTCCTGCCTGTGGCCCTGCTCCAGGCCCCCGGCCTCCAGGCCTGTCTCCCCTGCTCTCCGCTGCCCAGCTGCGTCCAAATTACAAAGAACCTACCACACTGCCACTTTATGTGCAATTCCACTTTttattgagaaacaagattgtttttcccctcacaaattgtattttgttttgtggTCCTTCCTGCAACCCTTACATGCCCCCCCTCAGAACACAGCAGAGCCCTATTGTGATCTCTTTTTATAGATGTCTTTTTATAGTTCTCTTTTTATAGTTCTCTTTTTATAGATCTCTTTTCATAGATCTCTTTTTATAGATCTCTTTTTATAGATCTCTTTTCATAGTTCTCTTTTCATAGTTCTCTTTTTATAGATCTCTTTTTATAGATCTCTTTTTATAGTTCTCTTTTAATATATCTATTTTTATTGTTCTCTTTTTCATACTCTGTTCAGTTGTTCACTGACCTGGACTGAACTTAGTAATCAGTTCTTTCCCTGGAACAGAAGATTGAAGTCTTGGGCATGATACCCAATCTCAGaagatcaacattctgatgacctAACACTGAGAGGAGGCTGTTGATGCTCAGAGGAACAGACAGGTCACAGTGCATCAGGAAGGGTCAGTCTGTGGGGAATGACATACTGTAGTTTGTGATGTTTCGTAAGTATACAGGTCTACTGCCATCATGTCAATGACTATAAAATGGCCAACCTCCGGACATATGATGGTTTGTTTGATCTTGGTGCTGTCTGGGGTGGGATAAGGTATGGTTTGTTTGATCTTGGTGCTGTCTGGGGTGGGATAAGGTATGGTTTGTTTGATCTTGGTGCTGTCTGGGGTGGGATAAGGTATGGTTTGTAATGGTTTCATCTTCTAGGAAGTTACTCATACCATTCTATGTTGATGTAGctacacaatacagtacagtgctgCTTCAGTTCCTTGAAGATAGAATAAAACTATGGTATTTTGCATTGTTCATCGTGGTATCTTTTTTAGGCTAGGGAACGGTTCTGTTGTATAGTTTTGGTTATTCTTCCCCATAGATGTAAAGTCCAGTGATACAGAGGGAGTGTTATTTCGGTGTCGTTTCCCGCTCTATGTTTTAGACATTCAGTGTATTAATCGTCTGTTGCACTGAAGAAAGTGATCTCCTTCCAAAAACGACCAGGAACATTGATAGATCTGTTAGTGAGGACATTCAAGTCCACTTATCTCTCATTTCCAATATATTCCTCAATGGCAACTGGGACATTTTACTTCAGTATCGGCAAAGTCTATTATAATGAGGAAAAGCGAGTGAAAATAGTCACTTAAACATGTATTTGGCTTCAAGCATTATAGTGTAAGTTAATTTGTTAAGTGCTTATAACCTCCCTTGCTAAAGTTCCAAGATTTCTGCCTAAAGCAAGCACTTAAATTAGCATATTTCGGTTTTCAGAATGGCTTTGAGGAGCTCTCATCAATTTTTCTAACATCAATTTTTTCACATCCCTTaatgtgaaaaatattttctCCCGTTCAGCAGTTTTTGTTTATCAAAGCTTGAAGCTTCATTTGGATTCAGTGTGTTTCTTTCCTGTGTGAttctggaggaggagggtgtaTCTTGTGACTCAGCATACTGGGGCTCTCAAATAATCTATAAACTGCTTCATATCAATCTCATAAGTGGTAAATAATCTATTGACTATGGGTAGGGAGTGTAAAGCACATGTAATCATTGAGATTAAAGAAAGGAGTGGTATTGCGCTCTGTTTGTAAGGTACAAAATTGCTGCTGTTCTACGCCAACGGAATATTAAAATAAGCATTCTTGTaaaataaacagacatacagtggaaTATCATTCTACTGACAGTGTTTATTTGGTCACCGGGGTGTAATGGTTTAACAAGGACTCGCTCTGACCTTGAAGCATGACTGGTCTTTGATGTAAGTGATTGGCAGAGCTGCATGCTATTGCTTTGAAGCTTATATGACACACTATATTTACGTTCAAGAAGGCCACATGCTGCATGCTATGTCAAAGCAGGCTCTTAACTCCTGTTTACAAGCTTACTGTTCTGCGCGTACACGCAGGTATCATTCATATCGTCTCGGCATTGATATTTAGGTTATGTGTTCAGTCTGGTATCCTGGCAATGAATGCGTTGGATCAAGTACTAGGCTACTACACTGCTGAGTCCATGGAAGTTGACCCTGTTTGACCTTCTGGATTACTCTCAAGTTGGACGATTTTTGTTGCTCCATTCCCTTTTTTAAAAGGACGGGGTCAAATGGCAATGATCTGTTTGAATGCTAAAATTTTCTGGGCAGTTGTTGTATGTAGTTATGTGGAGGTAACTTGAAGCCAGACACAATACTTCTACTTGTAAGGGCTGATGCTGCACTTTCTAGTATTGATGCTGTTCCTGTGTAGAGTGTGTGGCCTCTTCAAACCAGAAATAGTGTGTCTCCCGatgactctgtctctctgtctgtctgttcttgttgtctgtctctctgttctgtctctctttcatctctgtcgtctctctctgcctctctctgtctctctgtctctcgctctctctgtcttctcctgtcttctctctgtctgtcttgtctgttgtcctctctgtctctctctctgtctctctgtctgtctctctctgtgtcgactgggggggggggatcgGAGAGGGGTGTTTGGGGGGGGGCGTGGGCCGGCGCAAAAAGCAGGCAGCCTCGCTCGTACAGTCCACTCAGCAAATGGAACGAAGCAAGGCGAAGCTGGAGCGCGTCAGGCAAACAGAGCGAGGCCGGCCAGGGCAGGGGGAGGGCGGCCGAGCGCAGGGGAATAGGGCATGACAAGTTCCACGGCGGCAAATATGGACA harbors:
- the LOC139025693 gene encoding U1 small nuclear ribonucleoprotein 70 kDa-like, with the protein product ETERASERDRERRASETRERGARQRERSETERASDRESERDRESERARESER